A single Deltaproteobacteria bacterium DNA region contains:
- a CDS encoding glycosyltransferase family 9 protein, with the protein MLVEGSIVLPEPKGGVLLIQLGDIGDVVLTMPAIRTLRRHFPDNELTVCVREHARELAEDCPWTDGVISVDKQRRGLRRGLAYHARFLKTLRNPRFSLAIDLRTGSRGAIAAFLSGAPYRIGRFAEEGPWWRNNLFTHLVRPVNEAIQYAPEHNLNILAPFGLSTGDPFPALHIPEKRKKRARVVFREAGIPDRRPIAAIHPFSLWQYKEWQPREWISLMRHLTGTRGFSVIVTGSSAEQARAEALTKAFRGRAFNLAGKTSIGELPAILRTCSLFVGVDTAALHMACAVNVPTIGIFGPSSPLSWAPRGERHCVATKGMWCQPCRQKGCQGTEKSRCLDDLKAEEVISVVETHLERILREPQR; encoded by the coding sequence ATGTTGGTTGAAGGAAGCATAGTCCTGCCGGAACCGAAAGGCGGGGTCCTCCTTATCCAGTTGGGGGACATCGGCGATGTGGTCCTCACCATGCCCGCTATCAGGACCCTGCGCCGGCATTTCCCGGACAACGAGCTGACGGTGTGCGTCAGAGAACATGCGCGGGAACTGGCTGAAGACTGTCCATGGACAGATGGCGTCATCTCTGTGGACAAGCAGCGGCGCGGGTTACGCCGGGGTCTCGCCTACCATGCCCGATTCCTGAAGACCCTCCGTAACCCACGGTTTTCTCTGGCCATTGACCTCAGAACCGGGTCCCGGGGCGCCATCGCGGCCTTCCTTTCGGGGGCCCCGTACCGGATCGGCCGGTTTGCAGAAGAGGGCCCGTGGTGGCGGAACAATCTGTTTACCCATCTCGTGCGGCCTGTAAACGAGGCCATTCAATACGCCCCGGAACACAATCTCAATATCCTCGCACCATTCGGTTTATCAACGGGGGATCCCTTCCCGGCCCTGCATATACCGGAAAAGCGGAAAAAGAGGGCCCGGGTCGTTTTCAGGGAGGCCGGCATACCGGACCGGCGGCCCATCGCGGCCATCCATCCCTTTTCCCTGTGGCAGTACAAGGAATGGCAGCCGAGGGAATGGATTTCCCTCATGCGTCACCTCACCGGAACACGGGGGTTCTCCGTCATCGTCACAGGATCTTCAGCCGAACAGGCCCGCGCAGAAGCGCTGACAAAAGCGTTCAGGGGCCGGGCCTTCAATCTTGCGGGAAAGACCTCCATCGGAGAACTCCCTGCGATACTCCGGACATGCAGCCTGTTCGTGGGTGTGGATACCGCCGCCCTTCATATGGCCTGCGCCGTCAATGTTCCCACAATAGGGATATTCGGCCCATCGTCACCGCTCAGCTGGGCCCCCAGGGGGGAACGCCATTGCGTGGCCACCAAGGGGATGTGGTGTCAGCCCTGCCGCCAGAAGGGATGTCAGGGGACCGAAAAGAGCCGCTGTCTGGACGACCTGAAGGCGGAAGAGGTGATCTCCGTCGTGGAAACCCACCTGGAGCGCATCCTGCGGGAGCCGCAGAGGTAG